The Ramlibacter pinisoli genome segment TCGCCCGTGTCCAGCCCGTCGGTGATCAGCAGCACCAGCGTGCGGCGGCCGACCAGGCGGCGCGCGTGCTGCAAGCGGAGGTCCGCCAGCGAGGCGCCCAGCCGGGTGCCGCCGGCGAAGTCGTCGATGGCGCTGCCGGCGGCGGCCAGCATCTCGTCGGTGTCGGCGATGCGGAACGCGGCCGTGAGGTCGGTGAGGTGGGTGCCGAACGCGAACACGTCGCAGCGGCCCGACCGCACGTCGCGCGTGGCCGCATGCAGGAAGGCCAGCAGCAGCCGCGCGTAGCGCTCCATCGAGCCCGACACGTCCACCAGCACCAGCAGCGGCAGCGGCTGGCGCCGGCGCGTGCGCCGCGGCAGGCGGAACACCTCGCCGCCGGTGCGGGACGCCTCGTGCATGGCGCCCGGCCAGTGCGGCAGCGCGCCGCGCACGCCGGGCCGGGTGCGGCGGGCCGGCACCGTGGGCACGGGCAAGGCCACGTCGCGCGCGATGCGCTCGACCAGCCGGTATTCCTCGCCCGACAGCGCGTTGAAGTCGGCGTGCCGCAGCCGCCGCATCTCGCTGGCCGTCATGGCGGCGTCGAGACGCACCTCCTTGTCGGGACGCGCCAGTTCGGGCGGCTGCTGCGCCTTCGGCGGCGCCAGCGCCTCGCGCACCCGGGGCCGGCGCTTGGCCGGCTCGGCCCGGCCCTCGCCGCGCGGCAGCATCTGGGCCAGCAGCTTCTGCGCCATGCCCGGGTCGCGGAAGAAAGCGTCGAACAGCTCGCGGAACACGCCCCGGTCCTGCTCGCGGCCGACCATCACGGCCTCGAGGGCGGCGCCCAGGTCGTCGCGCCGCTCGACCCCGACCAGCTGCGCGGCGTCGATGGCCAGCACGATGCGGGCGGCGTCGACGCGCACGCCGGCGCGGCGCAGCGCGCGGCCGAAGCCGGCGATGTTGGCGGCCAGCTTGCCGCTGCGGGCATCGCCCAGCCGCATGTCAGCCCGGCCTCCCGCCCGGCCGCCGCCACGACGCCGGCCGGGTCATGGCCGGGTGTCCGGGCCGCCGTCGTCCTGCGGCCGCAGCAGGTCGGCGGCGAAATCACGCGTCAGTGCGGCCACGTCCTCGCGCTGCTTGAACAGGATGCCGGCGGTGTCGGTCACCACCTCCGGGTCGAGCTCCAGCGTGTCCAGCGCGACCAGGGCCTTGGCCCACTCCACGCTCTCGGCGATGCCGGGCGCGCGCTGGAAGGCATTGACGAACGGCTCGCTGCGCAGGCGGCCGACGAAGGACGCCACCTGGGCCGCCAGCCGCTCGCCGGCCTGGGGCACGCGGTTGCGCACGATGGCCAGCTCGCGCTCGCGGTCCGGGTAGTCGAGCCAGTGGTACAGGCAACGCCGCTTGAGCGCATCGTGCAGGTCGCGTGTGCGGTTGCTGGTGAGCACCGTGACCGGCGCCGCGCCGGCGCGCACCGTGCCCAGCTCGGGGATGCTCACCTGGTACTCGCCCAGGTATTCGAGCAGGAAGGCCTCGAACGGCTCGTCGGCACGGTCGAGCTCGTCGATCAGCAGCACCGCGCCGGGCGCCGGCGCCTGCAGCGCCTGCAGCAGCGGGCGGCGGATCAGGAAGCGCTCCTGGTAGACCTCGCGTTCGGCCTCCCGCGCGCTGCTGCCCGCGGCCTCGGCGGCGCGCAGGTGCAGCAGCTGGGCGGCGTAGTTCCACTCGTACAGCGCCTCGCGCAGCTCCAGCCCGTCGTAGCACTGCAGCCGCAGCAGTTCGCGCTGCAGGGCGGTGGCCAGCGCCTTGGCCAGCTCGGTCTTGCCGACGCCGGGCTCGCCCTCCAGCAGCAGGGGCCGCTGCAGCTTCAGGGCCAGGAAGGCGGCAGTGGCAAGGCGGCGGTCGGCGTAGTAGCCGGCCTGCTCCAGGGACTGGACGAGGGCGTCGATCGAGGCAGACAAGGGCGTGCGGGTGGCGAGGGCCGCCCGGCGGGCGCCTGCACGCCCGCCGGGGACACCCCGCGCAATGGTGGGAGAACGACTCTACCCGAGCGCCTTGGCGACGGCGCGCTGTGTCATCACGCCGATGAGGTTGGCGCGGTAGGCGGCGCTGGCGTGCAGGTCGCCCGACAGCCCATCGGCCGACACCTTCACGCCCTGCGCGGCCTCGGGCGTGAAGCTGCGCGACAGCGCCTCCTCCAGCCCCTGGTGGCGGAACACCCCGTTGCCGCCGCCGGTGACGGCGACCCGCACGCCGCTGGCGGTCTGCGCGACGAAGACGCCGATGAGCGCGAAGCGCGAGGCCGGCTGCTTGAACTTGACGTAGGCGGCCTTCTTCGGGATCGGGAACGCGATCGAGGTGATGAGCTCACCCTCGTCGAGCGCGGTGCCGAACAGGCCGGTGAAGAAGTCGTCGGCCGCGATCGCGCGCTTGCTGGTCTGCACCGTCGCGCCCAGCGCCAGCACCGCTGCCGGGTAGCAGGCCGCGGGGTCGTTGTTGGCGACCGAGCCGCCCAGGGTGCCCAGGGCACGGACCTGCCGGTCGCCGATGTGGCCGGCCAGGTCGGCCAGGCCCGGGATGGCGGATCGCACCTCGGCGCTGGCGGCCACCTCGGCATGGCGCGCCATGGCGCCGATGACCAGCTTGTCGCCGTCGCGGCGGATGCCGGCCAGTTCCTTGACGGCGCCCAGGTCGACCAGCGTCTCCGGGCTGGCCAGGCGCAGCTTCATCGAGGCCAGCAGAGTCTGGCCACCGGCCAGGACCTTGGCGCCGGCGGCGGCCCGCTGGCCGGCCTCGGCCAGCGTGGCGGGACGTTCGAAGGTGAATGCGTACATGGTGGAGGTCTCCTTCGGATCGGTTCAGCGGGCGGCGCCCTGGATGGCGTCCCAGACCCGCGGCGCAGAGGCGGGCATGTCGAGTTCCTGGACGCCGAGGTCGCGCAGCGCGTCGAGCACGGCGTTGATGAGCGCCGGCGGCGAACCGATGGCGCCCGCCTCGCCGCAGCCCTTGGTGCCCAGCGGGTTGTGCGTGCAGGGGGTGGCGTGGGTCCCGAGCTGGAACGACGGCAGGTCGTCGGCGCGCGGCATGGCGTAGTCCATGAAGCTGCCGGTGAGCAGCTGCCCGCTCTCGCGGTCGTACACGCAGTTCTCCATCAGCGCCTGGCCCAGGCCCTGCGCGATGCCGCCGTGCACCTGGCCTTCCACGATCATGGGATTGATGATGGTGCCGAAGTCGTCCACCGCGCTGAAGCGGTCGATGTGCACCGTGCCGGTCTGCGGGTCGACCTCGACCTCGCAGATGTAGGTGCCGGCGGGGAAGGTGAAGTTGGTCGGGTCGTAGAACGCCGTCTCGTTCAGGCCCGGCTCCAGCTTGTCGAGCGGGTAGTTGTGCGGCACGTAGGCGGTGAGCGCCACCTGGCCGAACGGGATCTTCTTGTCGGTGCCCTTGACCTTGAACTCGCCGCCGGAAAACTCGATGTCGGCGTCGCTCGCCTCCATCAGGTGGGCCGCGATCTTCTTGGCCTTGGCCTCGATCTTGTCGAGCGCCTTCATGATGGCGGCGCCGCCGACGCTGATGGAGCGCGAGCCGTAGGTGCCCATGCCGAACGGCACCCGGCCGGTGTCGCCGTGCACCACGTCCACGTTCTCCACCGGGATGCCCAGGCGGGCGGCGACGACCTGGGCGAAGGTGGTCTCGTGGCCCTGGCCGTGGCTGTGCGAGCCGGTGAACACCGTGACGCTGCCGGTGGGATGGACGCGGATCTCGCCGCACTCGAACAGGCCGGCCCGCGCGCCCAGCGCGCCGGCGATGTTGGACGGCGCGATGCCGCAGGCCTCGATGTAGCTGCTGTAGCCCAGGCCGCGCTTGAGCCCCTTGGCCTCGCTGGCCTGGCGGCGGGCGGCGAAGCCGTCGACCTCGGCCAGCGCCTTGGCCTTGTCCATGCACGCGTGGTAGTCGCCGGTGTCGTACTGCAGCGCCACCGGGGTCTGGTAGGGGAAGGCGGTGATGAAGTTGCGCTTGCGGATCTCGTCCTGGCCCAGGTTCATCTCCCAGGCGCAGCGCGTGACCAGGCGCTCCAGCAGGTAGGTGGCCTCGGGGCGGCCGGCGCCGCGGTAGGCGTCGACCGGTGCGGTGTTGGTGAACCAGGCGTCGACCTCGACGTGGATCTGCGGGGTGGTGTACTGGCCGGCCAGCAGCGTCGCGTACAGGATGGTCGGCACGCAGGTCGAGAACGTCGACAGGTAGGCGCCCAGGTTGGCGTCGGTGTGCACGCGAAGCGCCAGGAACTTGCCGTCCTTGTCCATCGCCATCTCGGCGTGGCTCACGTGATCGCGGCCGTGGGCGTCGCACAGGAAGGCCTCGCTGCGTTCGCAAGTCCACTTGATGGCGCAGTTGAGCTGCTTGGCCGCCCAGGTCAGCGCCACGTCCTCGGCGTACAGGTAGATCTTGGAGCCGAAGCCGCCACCCACGTCGGGTGCGATGACGCGCACCTTGTGCTCAGGCAGGCCGAGCACGAAGGCCGTCATGAGCAGGCGCTCGACGTGCGGATTCTGGTTGGCGACGTACAGCGTGTACTCGTCGCTGGCGCGGTTGAAGCTGCCGATGGCCGAACGCGGCTCGATCGCGTTGGGCACCAGGCGGTTGTTGGTGAGGTCCAGCTTGGTGACATGGGCCGCGGTGGCGAATGCCGCGTCGACCTGCGCCTTGTCGCCGATGGCCCACTTGTAGCAGTGGTTGTCGGGCGCGGCGTCGTGCAGCGCGGTGGCCTTGGCGGCATCGCGCACGTCCACCACCGCCGGCAGCACGTCGTAGTCGACCTCCACTGCCTCCGCCGCGTTCTTGGCCTGCTCGACCGTGTCGGCCACCACCATGGCGACGTGGTCGCCGACGTAGCGCACCTTGCCCTGGGCCAGGATGGGATGGGGCGGCTCCTTCATCGGCTGGCCGTCGGTGCTGGTGATCAGCCAGCCGCAGGGCAGCCCGCCCATCTTGCCTTCCACGTCCTTGCCGGTGAACACCTTGGCCACGCCGGGCATGGCCTCGGCGCGCGAGACGTCGATGGACTTGATGGCCGCGTGCGCATGCGGCGAGCGCACGAACACCGCGTAGCGCATGTTGGCCAGCTGGATGTCGTCGGTGTATTGGCCGGCGCCGGTGAGGAAGCGGTAGTCCTCCTTGCGGCGCAGCGCCTCGCCGATGTGCGGCAGCTTGGAAAAGTCGGAAGCACCCATGGTGGACTCCAGTCGCGTTGAGTGTCGGGCGTGGATCGGGACGAGGAAGCCGCCGGGCCGTTGCCACCGGACGCTGGACGCCCGGCCGGTCCGGCGAGGGCGGTCAGGACGAGGCCATGGCGGCCGCGCCCTGCTTCACGGCCTTGACGATGTTCTGGTAGCCGGTGCAGCGGCAGATGTTGCCTTCCAGCAGTTCGCGGATCTCGGCGTCGCCGGCATTCGGATGGTTCTTGCAGAGATCGACGGCGCTCATCACCATGCCCGGGGTGCAGAAGCCGCACTGCAGGCCGTGGCAGTCCTTGAAGGCGGCCTGCATCGGGTGCATGGTGCCGTCGGCGGCGGCCAGGCCCTCGATGGTGGTGATCTCGGCGCCCGGGTGCTGCGCCGCCAGCGTGTTGCACGACTTGACGGCCCGGCCGTTGACCAGCACGGTGCAGGCGCCGCACTGCGCGGTGTCGCAGCCCACGTGGGTCCCGGTCAGGCGCAGGTGTTCGCGGATGGCCTGCACCAGCAGCGTGTTGGGTGCCACGTCGAGGCTGGCGGGCTTGCCATTGACGGTGAATTGGACCTGCATGCTTCGTCTCCTGGTTTCAGTGCGAGGCAATTGTTGAAGCGTGCCCCCCCACCCTACCTAGGCGAAACCCTAGGACCGAACCGGGGGCGCCGGATATTCTCAAAATGGAACAATGGCCGCGACATGCTGCGGGCAGGCCCGCCACGACACTCCCGGAGACACGCCATGCCGGCTACCAGCGATCCGCGACTGAAGGAGATCGAGCAAGCGCGCCGCGCCGTGCTGCACGAAGGCCGCTCGGCGACCGATGTGCTGGTCGACCGCTGGTTCGAGCGCGCCTGGATCGAACGCTCGTGGCGGCGCTGCCTGTCCAACGGCCAGCAGCCGCAGCAGCGGCTCGGCTTCGACGTCCTGCCGGCGCAGGCGATGCGGCGCGCCGAAGAGTCCAGCCGCGACCTGTTGAGCGCGGCAAGGCCCGTCATGTCGCGGCTGGCACGCGCCATCGCGGGCAGCCGCTACTTCGCCGTGCTCACCGATGCCCAGGGCACCGTGGTCGGCGTCGACGGCGCCATCGACCGCAGCGACCGGCGCGCCCAGCTCATCACGCGCATCGGGGTCGACCTGTCCGAGCGCGCCGTCGGCACCACCGCCATCGGCGCCGCGCTCACCGAGCTGCAGCCGGTGTGGCTGCACCGCGGCGAGCATTTCTTCGACGACACCGCCTGCTACAGCTGCGCCGGCGCGCCACTCATCGGCCCGGACGGCCGCACGGCCGGCATGCTCGACCTCACCGGCATCGACGCGGCCGAGCGCCCCGAGCTCAAGCACCTGGTCGCCCAGGCGGCCCGCAGCATCGAGAACGCGCTGGCGCTGGCGCAGCCGCACGCGCTGCTGCTGCGCCTGAACTGGCCGGGCCGCGGGTTCGGCGACGACCAGGACGGCCTGCTGTGCCTGGACGGCGACGGCTGGGCCGTGGCGATCAATCCCGGCGCCCGGCAGATGCTGGGCCGGCTGGCCGAGGGGGCGCGGGTGCATTGCTGCGACCTGTTCGCCATGCCCTGGGAGTCGCTGTTCGATGCCCTGCGCCAGGACACCCCGCAGGAAGTGCCGCTGTGGTCCGGCCTCACCCTGCAGGTGCTGGCCCAGGCGCCGGGCGAGCGCGCACCGGCCCGTGCGCCATCCGGTCCTGCGCGCCTGCCGCTGCGCGACCTC includes the following:
- a CDS encoding AAA family ATPase, with product MSASIDALVQSLEQAGYYADRRLATAAFLALKLQRPLLLEGEPGVGKTELAKALATALQRELLRLQCYDGLELREALYEWNYAAQLLHLRAAEAAGSSAREAEREVYQERFLIRRPLLQALQAPAPGAVLLIDELDRADEPFEAFLLEYLGEYQVSIPELGTVRAGAAPVTVLTSNRTRDLHDALKRRCLYHWLDYPDRERELAIVRNRVPQAGERLAAQVASFVGRLRSEPFVNAFQRAPGIAESVEWAKALVALDTLELDPEVVTDTAGILFKQREDVAALTRDFAADLLRPQDDGGPDTRP
- a CDS encoding (2Fe-2S)-binding protein, with amino-acid sequence MQVQFTVNGKPASLDVAPNTLLVQAIREHLRLTGTHVGCDTAQCGACTVLVNGRAVKSCNTLAAQHPGAEITTIEGLAAADGTMHPMQAAFKDCHGLQCGFCTPGMVMSAVDLCKNHPNAGDAEIRELLEGNICRCTGYQNIVKAVKQGAAAMASS
- a CDS encoding xanthine dehydrogenase family protein molybdopterin-binding subunit; the encoded protein is MGASDFSKLPHIGEALRRKEDYRFLTGAGQYTDDIQLANMRYAVFVRSPHAHAAIKSIDVSRAEAMPGVAKVFTGKDVEGKMGGLPCGWLITSTDGQPMKEPPHPILAQGKVRYVGDHVAMVVADTVEQAKNAAEAVEVDYDVLPAVVDVRDAAKATALHDAAPDNHCYKWAIGDKAQVDAAFATAAHVTKLDLTNNRLVPNAIEPRSAIGSFNRASDEYTLYVANQNPHVERLLMTAFVLGLPEHKVRVIAPDVGGGFGSKIYLYAEDVALTWAAKQLNCAIKWTCERSEAFLCDAHGRDHVSHAEMAMDKDGKFLALRVHTDANLGAYLSTFSTCVPTILYATLLAGQYTTPQIHVEVDAWFTNTAPVDAYRGAGRPEATYLLERLVTRCAWEMNLGQDEIRKRNFITAFPYQTPVALQYDTGDYHACMDKAKALAEVDGFAARRQASEAKGLKRGLGYSSYIEACGIAPSNIAGALGARAGLFECGEIRVHPTGSVTVFTGSHSHGQGHETTFAQVVAARLGIPVENVDVVHGDTGRVPFGMGTYGSRSISVGGAAIMKALDKIEAKAKKIAAHLMEASDADIEFSGGEFKVKGTDKKIPFGQVALTAYVPHNYPLDKLEPGLNETAFYDPTNFTFPAGTYICEVEVDPQTGTVHIDRFSAVDDFGTIINPMIVEGQVHGGIAQGLGQALMENCVYDRESGQLLTGSFMDYAMPRADDLPSFQLGTHATPCTHNPLGTKGCGEAGAIGSPPALINAVLDALRDLGVQELDMPASAPRVWDAIQGAAR
- a CDS encoding FAD binding domain-containing protein, translated to MYAFTFERPATLAEAGQRAAAGAKVLAGGQTLLASMKLRLASPETLVDLGAVKELAGIRRDGDKLVIGAMARHAEVAASAEVRSAIPGLADLAGHIGDRQVRALGTLGGSVANNDPAACYPAAVLALGATVQTSKRAIAADDFFTGLFGTALDEGELITSIAFPIPKKAAYVKFKQPASRFALIGVFVAQTASGVRVAVTGGGNGVFRHQGLEEALSRSFTPEAAQGVKVSADGLSGDLHASAAYRANLIGVMTQRAVAKALG
- a CDS encoding helix-turn-helix domain-containing protein → MPATSDPRLKEIEQARRAVLHEGRSATDVLVDRWFERAWIERSWRRCLSNGQQPQQRLGFDVLPAQAMRRAEESSRDLLSAARPVMSRLARAIAGSRYFAVLTDAQGTVVGVDGAIDRSDRRAQLITRIGVDLSERAVGTTAIGAALTELQPVWLHRGEHFFDDTACYSCAGAPLIGPDGRTAGMLDLTGIDAAERPELKHLVAQAARSIENALALAQPHALLLRLNWPGRGFGDDQDGLLCLDGDGWAVAINPGARQMLGRLAEGARVHCCDLFAMPWESLFDALRQDTPQEVPLWSGLTLQVLAQAPGERAPARAPSGPARLPLRDLEAELIRKAVQEHRGNVMAAARMLGISRATVYRKLGRQR
- a CDS encoding vWA domain-containing protein, encoding MRLGDARSGKLAANIAGFGRALRRAGVRVDAARIVLAIDAAQLVGVERRDDLGAALEAVMVGREQDRGVFRELFDAFFRDPGMAQKLLAQMLPRGEGRAEPAKRRPRVREALAPPKAQQPPELARPDKEVRLDAAMTASEMRRLRHADFNALSGEEYRLVERIARDVALPVPTVPARRTRPGVRGALPHWPGAMHEASRTGGEVFRLPRRTRRRQPLPLLVLVDVSGSMERYARLLLAFLHAATRDVRSGRCDVFAFGTHLTDLTAAFRIADTDEMLAAAGSAIDDFAGGTRLGASLADLRLQHARRLVGRRTLVLLITDGLDTGEPDALERELAWLRLHCRRLLWLNPLLRFAGYEPLARGASVLHRQAHGMLAVHNVETLEQLAASIAAVMDR